In Flavobacteriales bacterium, one DNA window encodes the following:
- a CDS encoding glycosyltransferase gives MSFGLFCFVVYVLALLFIFIYSLMQANLVYNYTKEKNCTDSISVLNEDNLPIVTIQLPIYNEQYVIERLMDCISNFDYPKELLEIQVLDDSTDITREIVAEKVRQLKDEGFWIDHIHRTDRSGYKAGALSEGLKISQGKFVAIFDADFTPKENFIRKTLERFTSDDVGMVQTKWGYINQDYSLLTKLQAFGLDGHFTIEQTGRSKGGHFINFNGTAGMWRKSCIEDAGGWKCDTLTEDLDLSYNAQLKGWRFVYLEHFDSPSELPVAMASLKSQQYRWTKGAAENAKKHLIRVFRSNLGFRTKLHALFHLMNSFIFICVLCSAFVSIPLLFFKSNHQEFTIFFNAASVLLVSFLILIVFYWAAFSGQFQSKRVAFKKFIFLFPAYLSISMGLSLHNSIAVVEAWLGRKTPFVRTPKYNLNDERTDWKTNTYFVRRPNALTLIEGALAIYFAYGISVAFKLNDYGLLPFHLMLTFGFGAIFFYSLKQSWLMK, from the coding sequence ATGAGTTTCGGGTTATTTTGCTTTGTAGTTTATGTTTTAGCATTGTTGTTTATTTTCATCTACAGTTTAATGCAGGCTAACTTGGTGTATAACTACACGAAAGAGAAGAATTGCACAGATAGCATTTCTGTATTGAATGAAGACAACTTGCCAATTGTAACTATACAGCTTCCAATATATAACGAGCAATATGTTATAGAACGTTTAATGGATTGTATCTCGAATTTTGATTACCCAAAAGAGTTGTTGGAAATTCAAGTACTCGATGATTCAACAGATATTACAAGAGAGATCGTTGCAGAAAAAGTTAGACAGTTAAAAGACGAAGGCTTTTGGATAGATCATATTCATCGAACGGATAGATCGGGATATAAAGCTGGTGCCTTAAGTGAAGGGTTGAAAATTTCGCAGGGTAAGTTTGTCGCAATATTCGATGCAGACTTTACGCCTAAAGAAAATTTTATTCGGAAAACGTTGGAGCGATTTACGTCGGATGATGTAGGAATGGTGCAAACGAAATGGGGATATATCAATCAGGATTATTCTTTGTTAACCAAATTGCAGGCTTTTGGTTTAGACGGGCATTTTACAATTGAGCAAACAGGAAGAAGTAAAGGAGGACACTTTATTAACTTTAATGGGACAGCTGGCATGTGGCGAAAATCATGTATCGAAGATGCAGGAGGGTGGAAGTGCGATACGCTTACTGAAGATTTGGATTTAAGTTATAATGCGCAGTTAAAAGGATGGCGATTCGTTTACCTCGAGCACTTCGATTCTCCAAGTGAGTTACCAGTAGCAATGGCTTCTTTAAAGTCTCAGCAATATAGATGGACAAAAGGTGCTGCCGAAAATGCGAAGAAACATCTAATTAGAGTATTTAGGTCTAACTTGGGTTTCAGAACAAAATTGCATGCGTTGTTTCATTTAATGAATAGCTTCATTTTTATATGTGTACTCTGTTCTGCTTTTGTTTCAATTCCTCTTTTGTTCTTTAAATCGAATCATCAAGAATTTACCATATTCTTTAATGCAGCCTCCGTATTGTTGGTTAGTTTCTTAATTCTTATTGTATTTTACTGGGCAGCATTTAGTGGACAGTTTCAGTCAAAGCGAGTAGCGTTTAAGAAATTTATTTTTTTATTTCCTGCCTATTTGTCCATATCCATGGGATTGTCTTTGCATAATTCCATAGCGGTAGTAGAGGCATGGCTTGGCAGGAAAACACCATTTGTGCGCACGCCTAAGTATAACCTAAATGACGAACGAACAGATTGGAAAACGAATACGTATTTTGTTAGAAGACCCAATGCATTAACGTTAATAGAGGGGGCATTGGCCATTTATTTTGCATATGGTATTTCTGTCGCTTTTAAATTGAACGATTATGGTTTATTACCTTTTCATCTAATGCTCACCTTCGGTTTTGGTGCAATCTTCTTTTATTCTTTGAAGCAATCATGGTTAATGAAATAG
- a CDS encoding DUF2029 domain-containing protein, producing the protein MAISLLAFNYISFFTPREEFYLLISIYALLFGAYIYLVKTCYEWGEIRLLLISALLFRVSLIWLIPNLSDDFYRFIWDGRLLVAGENPFQYLPSEIFGSSGLDQILFNSLNSPNYFSVYPPVHQLVFGVASYLCPNSIEGVITVMRLFVIAADIGIVWLGIKILDYLGMPISNILWYALNPLVILELTGNLHFEGIMLFFVMLAFYLLIRNKLAVAAFAFGLSVSTKLLPLMFIPVLLNYLGVKKGGIFVAIVGGVVAISFAPFISMEMILNMSSSIDLYFQKFEFNASLYYLVSGVYKWIVGYNMISIVGPCLSFVSMIMIVWLSFRKRITEMLSLYWVMLLCSTCHLLFSTTVHPWYLVMLVLISCFTRFIFPIVWSVVIFVSYFAYSTVDYSESVPLLVFEYLTVVLAMAYDFKFRYVQEA; encoded by the coding sequence TTGGCCATTAGTTTATTGGCATTTAACTACATATCCTTCTTCACTCCACGAGAAGAATTTTATTTATTGATTTCGATCTATGCTTTGCTGTTTGGCGCATACATATATCTCGTAAAAACTTGTTACGAATGGGGAGAGATAAGGCTATTATTGATTTCAGCTTTGTTGTTTCGTGTTTCATTAATTTGGCTCATCCCTAATTTGTCAGACGATTTCTATCGATTTATTTGGGATGGACGATTGTTGGTTGCCGGGGAGAATCCGTTTCAATATTTGCCTTCTGAGATTTTTGGTAGTTCTGGACTAGATCAAATATTGTTTAACAGTCTTAACTCTCCCAACTATTTTTCGGTGTATCCTCCAGTACATCAATTAGTATTTGGAGTAGCCTCATACCTATGTCCTAATTCTATTGAAGGAGTTATTACAGTAATGCGGCTATTTGTAATTGCTGCTGATATAGGGATAGTCTGGTTAGGTATTAAAATATTGGATTACCTGGGGATGCCGATTAGTAATATATTGTGGTATGCATTAAATCCACTTGTTATTCTAGAGCTTACTGGTAACCTTCATTTTGAGGGGATTATGCTATTCTTTGTGATGTTGGCTTTCTATCTCTTGATAAGGAATAAGTTAGCGGTCGCGGCCTTTGCATTTGGACTGTCAGTTTCTACCAAGTTACTACCTCTAATGTTTATACCTGTTTTACTCAATTACCTTGGCGTAAAGAAAGGGGGCATCTTCGTAGCGATAGTTGGGGGAGTAGTCGCAATATCTTTTGCACCTTTCATAAGCATGGAGATGATATTGAATATGTCATCTAGCATTGATTTGTATTTTCAGAAATTCGAATTTAATGCGAGTCTTTATTATTTAGTAAGCGGAGTCTATAAGTGGATCGTGGGTTATAACATGATTTCTATTGTGGGGCCATGCCTTTCATTTGTTTCAATGATAATGATAGTATGGTTGAGCTTTAGGAAAAGGATAACTGAAATGTTGTCTTTGTATTGGGTAATGCTTCTATGTTCGACCTGCCACCTTCTTTTTTCTACAACGGTTCACCCATGGTATTTAGTAATGTTAGTATTGATAAGTTGCTTCACACGATTTATATTTCCCATTGTATGGTCTGTCGTAATCTTTGTTTCGTATTTCGCTTATAGTACGGTTGATTACTCGGAGAGTGTGCCGTTACTAGTCTTT
- a CDS encoding glycosyltransferase family 2 protein: MEGVYVIIPAFNEENSIGLVLADLPSFVAEVIVVDNNSTDSTHSVAKENGATVLLEKQKGYGAACLKGIHYLNKNRSEECKVVAFIDADYSDHPNELGLLLEEIENGKDIVIGNRVKSKREEGAMMPQQLFGNWLATFLIQIIYGVRHADLGPFRAIRYKKLLELNMVDKTFGWTVEMQVKAIKQKLNYAGVSVSYRKRVGVSKISGTIYGTVMAGYKIISTLIKLR; encoded by the coding sequence ATGGAAGGTGTTTACGTAATAATACCAGCTTTTAACGAAGAAAATTCTATCGGATTAGTACTTGCAGATTTGCCCAGCTTTGTGGCAGAAGTAATTGTAGTAGATAATAACTCAACGGATAGTACGCATAGTGTGGCTAAAGAGAATGGAGCTACAGTTCTTCTTGAGAAACAAAAGGGTTATGGTGCAGCTTGCCTTAAAGGAATTCATTACTTAAATAAAAACCGATCGGAAGAGTGTAAAGTAGTTGCGTTTATTGATGCTGACTATTCAGATCACCCCAATGAACTGGGGTTGTTATTAGAGGAAATTGAAAACGGCAAGGATATAGTTATTGGAAATCGAGTGAAATCAAAAAGGGAAGAAGGGGCGATGATGCCACAACAATTGTTTGGAAACTGGTTGGCTACGTTTTTAATTCAAATAATATATGGCGTTAGGCATGCCGACTTGGGTCCATTTCGCGCCATTAGATACAAGAAGCTGTTGGAGCTTAATATGGTGGATAAAACCTTCGGCTGGACAGTTGAGATGCAAGTGAAAGCGATAAAGCAAAAATTGAATTATGCTGGTGTGTCGGTGAGCTATCGGAAAAGAGTTGGAGTGTCGAAAATATCGGGAACCATATATGGTACCGTTATGGCAGGCTATAAGATAATATCAACTCTAATTAAACTGAGATGA